One part of the Sphingopyxis sp. TUF1 genome encodes these proteins:
- a CDS encoding CDP-alcohol phosphatidyltransferase family protein, whose product MTDSHSLPALTPIGDNPTPIWGMTNAERLRRLARAEGLPDVPGASGARLYVNLAYVFDPVWLRHVVALPGTVVMDGDALVMAHLVGGMTPDDIAANRSTLSIIDYRDNPQIYNRQLRKLDCPFIQPLTPETRRAIERKSYFGAYKGVTDALTKYLWPELALWLTRGAASIGMTPNMVTAIGAALCIYATYLFAYGRYWEGMLAGFIFMVLDTVDGKLARCTITSSKWGNVADHGVDLIHPPFWWYFWGVGLGAWGLALPDQTFLLVMIAVVAGYVLQRVIEGMFIKDFGMDVHVWRRFDSQFRLITARRNPNFAILFFATLAGRPDTGLIAVAWWTVISLLVHAVQLVQAYATRRAGKPIVSWMEEA is encoded by the coding sequence ATGACCGACAGCCATTCCCTCCCCGCGCTGACGCCGATCGGCGACAATCCGACCCCGATCTGGGGCATGACCAATGCCGAGCGTTTGCGCCGGCTGGCGCGCGCCGAGGGGTTGCCCGACGTGCCGGGCGCATCGGGCGCGCGGCTTTACGTCAATCTGGCTTATGTCTTTGATCCCGTTTGGCTGCGCCATGTCGTCGCGCTTCCCGGTACGGTGGTGATGGACGGCGATGCGCTGGTGATGGCGCATCTGGTCGGCGGCATGACGCCGGACGACATTGCCGCCAACCGCAGCACGCTGTCGATCATCGACTATCGCGACAATCCGCAAATCTATAACCGCCAGCTGCGCAAGCTCGACTGCCCCTTCATTCAGCCGCTGACCCCTGAAACGCGACGCGCGATCGAGCGGAAAAGCTATTTCGGTGCCTATAAGGGCGTCACCGACGCACTCACCAAATATCTCTGGCCCGAACTCGCGCTGTGGCTGACGCGCGGCGCGGCGAGCATCGGCATGACGCCGAACATGGTCACCGCGATCGGCGCGGCGCTGTGCATCTATGCGACCTATCTCTTCGCTTATGGCCGATATTGGGAAGGGATGCTGGCGGGCTTCATCTTCATGGTGCTCGACACGGTCGATGGAAAGCTCGCGCGCTGCACGATCACCTCGTCGAAATGGGGCAATGTCGCCGACCATGGCGTCGACCTGATCCACCCGCCCTTCTGGTGGTATTTCTGGGGCGTCGGGCTCGGTGCCTGGGGCCTTGCGCTGCCGGATCAGACCTTCCTGCTGGTGATGATTGCGGTGGTCGCGGGCTATGTGCTCCAGCGCGTGATCGAGGGGATGTTCATCAAGGATTTCGGCATGGACGTCCATGTCTGGCGCCGGTTCGACAGCCAGTTTCGCCTGATCACCGCGCGGCGCAACCCCAATTTCGCGATCCTGTTCTTCGCCACCCTCGCCGGACGCCCCGACACCGGGCTGATCGCGGTGGCATGGTGGACGGTCATCTCGCTGCTCGTCCATGCCGTGCAGCTGGTGCAGGCCTATGCGACGCGGCGCGCGGGCAAGCCGATCGTCAGCTGGATGGAGGAAGCATGA
- a CDS encoding HIT family protein → MNDTIAKFGHPATLIADYDHWVVLLRPAQPVLGALILAAKSDATAFGDLPAEAHAELKIVTAAIEAALGQAVGYAKINYLMLMMVDRHVHFHVLPRYDGERSGAGLTVADAGWPGQPDLAQAVKLSDVQIAALTEWLKPYFA, encoded by the coding sequence ATGAACGACACCATCGCCAAATTCGGGCATCCGGCGACGCTGATTGCCGACTATGACCATTGGGTCGTGCTGCTGCGCCCCGCCCAGCCGGTGCTCGGCGCGCTGATCTTGGCGGCAAAATCGGACGCCACGGCGTTCGGCGACCTGCCCGCCGAAGCGCATGCCGAACTCAAGATTGTCACCGCGGCAATCGAGGCCGCACTGGGCCAAGCGGTCGGCTATGCGAAGATCAACTATCTGATGCTGATGATGGTCGATCGCCATGTCCATTTCCACGTCCTGCCGCGCTATGACGGCGAACGCAGCGGCGCGGGGCTGACGGTCGCCGATGCCGGCTGGCCGGGTCAGCCCGATCTGGCGCAGGCGGTAAAGCTGAGCGACGTCCAGATCGCCGCGCTCACCGAGTGGCTCAAACCCTATTTCGCGTAG
- a CDS encoding lipopolysaccharide biosynthesis protein — translation MSEAADHPAVTSRSVARGLGTTVLARLGAVVEIIAQPLYVLMFGLAGYGLYAVLWAAVNLIENIFDLGMTSAMQRTVPQSASDAEAAAALRTAMIFGVGPCILVAALISLFAAELGPLLNVAAKDRELVIPAIKIFVWALPLWAFVEIATSALRARMVFGAEIRLRIVWEQLLRLVFAGLFFAGGLGLKGLFIAHLCSLAITAALSVRLLAQQYSFADLWRGPWASRTSRDTFWAGLSILPSNIITRLFGDAPALVLNMLLPGAAGAAAAGLFTIARKLSSVVQLVRIAFTYVMAPLAASAERRDRRQVADIYAYATRLIAAIALPLAAVLAAGSASLLSLFGDQAQTAQAALVILLFARAAEAVLGISAPVLQVVAAFRHQLTASIIGVAVAVAAGWLMVGHVDPLTGVTLATAIGLVAMAAIPTLQLALVERLHPFDMQFPSVALRGIGITIAAGIAAILADLLPDPVALPLLLAIAALAIWLALRFALPLADRASLGKTAHRLRLIGPAER, via the coding sequence ATGAGCGAAGCTGCCGACCATCCTGCCGTCACCAGCCGCAGCGTCGCGCGCGGACTCGGCACGACGGTGCTCGCGCGCCTTGGTGCGGTGGTCGAAATCATCGCGCAGCCGCTCTATGTCCTGATGTTCGGGCTCGCAGGCTATGGTCTTTATGCGGTGCTGTGGGCGGCGGTGAACCTCATCGAGAATATCTTTGACCTCGGTATGACCAGCGCGATGCAGCGGACCGTCCCGCAATCGGCAAGCGATGCCGAAGCGGCGGCGGCGCTGCGCACCGCGATGATTTTCGGCGTCGGCCCATGCATCCTTGTCGCCGCGCTGATTTCGCTGTTCGCCGCGGAGCTCGGCCCGCTCCTCAATGTCGCGGCTAAGGATCGCGAGCTGGTCATCCCGGCGATCAAGATTTTCGTCTGGGCGCTGCCGCTGTGGGCCTTCGTCGAAATCGCGACGTCGGCGCTGCGCGCGCGCATGGTGTTCGGCGCCGAAATCCGGCTCAGGATCGTGTGGGAACAATTGCTGCGCCTCGTGTTCGCGGGCCTCTTCTTTGCCGGTGGCCTCGGCCTCAAGGGGCTGTTCATCGCCCACCTCTGCTCGCTGGCGATCACCGCGGCGCTGTCGGTCCGCCTGCTTGCGCAGCAATATAGCTTTGCCGATCTCTGGCGCGGTCCCTGGGCGAGCCGGACGTCGCGCGACACCTTTTGGGCGGGGCTGTCGATCCTGCCGTCGAACATCATTACACGGCTGTTCGGTGACGCGCCCGCGCTGGTCCTCAACATGCTGCTCCCCGGCGCGGCCGGCGCCGCGGCGGCGGGCCTCTTCACCATCGCGCGCAAATTGTCGAGCGTCGTCCAGCTTGTGCGCATCGCCTTCACTTATGTGATGGCGCCGCTCGCCGCCAGCGCCGAACGGCGCGACCGGCGGCAGGTTGCCGACATTTATGCCTATGCAACGCGGCTGATCGCGGCGATCGCGCTGCCGCTCGCCGCGGTGCTCGCCGCGGGCAGCGCGTCATTGCTCAGCCTGTTCGGCGATCAGGCGCAGACGGCGCAGGCGGCTCTGGTCATCCTGCTCTTCGCGCGCGCGGCCGAAGCGGTGCTCGGCATTTCGGCGCCGGTGCTTCAAGTCGTCGCCGCCTTTCGCCACCAGCTGACCGCCAGCATCATCGGGGTGGCGGTGGCTGTCGCGGCCGGGTGGCTGATGGTCGGCCATGTCGATCCGCTGACCGGCGTCACGCTGGCGACCGCGATCGGACTCGTCGCGATGGCCGCGATCCCGACGCTGCAACTCGCCTTGGTCGAGCGGCTGCATCCATTCGATATGCAATTCCCGTCGGTGGCGCTGCGCGGGATCGGCATCACCATTGCTGCGGGGATTGCTGCGATACTCGCCGACCTCTTGCCCGATCCCGTTGCCCTGCCGCTGCTCCTCGCCATCGCTGCCTTAGCAATCTGGCTGGCGCTGCGCTTTGCGCTGCCGCTCGCCGACCGTGCCTCGCTCGGCAAGACCGCGCATCGCCTTCGCCTGATCGGACCCGCCGAGCGATGA
- a CDS encoding phosphocholine cytidylyltransferase family protein, which yields MSITKAIILSAGQGSRLLPLTRDIPKCLIELGGRSLISWQVAALVANGVKDIVVVTGFRTERVEDHALQLYRDTGARIRTLFNPFFQVADNLGTCWIAREEMDRDFIILNGDTIVSDEIVARLIEGANEPITVTVDVKADYDDDDMKVNRDAEGRLHQIGKRLLPPDTNAESIGMLAFTGDGPSIFRNQVDQMMRTPDGVERWYLRAIDIIAKGNRVSTVSIEGLEWQEVDFPQDVEAAEALTAKWAAEGRYAK from the coding sequence ATGAGCATTACCAAAGCCATCATCCTGTCGGCCGGACAGGGTTCGCGCCTGTTGCCCCTGACGCGCGACATCCCCAAATGCCTGATCGAACTGGGCGGGCGCAGCCTCATCAGCTGGCAGGTTGCGGCGCTCGTCGCGAATGGAGTCAAGGACATCGTCGTCGTCACGGGTTTCCGTACCGAGCGCGTCGAGGATCATGCGCTCCAGCTTTATCGCGACACCGGCGCGCGCATCCGTACCCTGTTCAACCCTTTCTTTCAGGTCGCCGACAATCTCGGCACCTGCTGGATTGCGCGCGAAGAAATGGACCGCGATTTCATCATCCTCAACGGCGACACCATTGTGTCGGACGAGATCGTCGCGCGGTTGATCGAGGGCGCGAACGAGCCGATCACCGTTACCGTCGATGTCAAAGCCGATTATGACGACGACGATATGAAGGTGAACCGCGACGCCGAGGGACGGCTGCACCAGATCGGCAAGCGGCTCTTGCCCCCCGATACCAACGCCGAATCGATCGGGATGCTGGCCTTTACCGGCGACGGTCCGTCGATCTTCCGCAATCAGGTCGACCAGATGATGCGGACCCCCGACGGGGTCGAACGCTGGTACCTGCGCGCGATCGACATCATCGCCAAGGGCAACCGCGTCAGCACCGTGTCGATCGAAGGCCTCGAATGGCAGGAAGTCGATTTCCCGCAGGATGTCGAGGCCGCCGAGGCGCTCACCGCCAAATGGGCCGCCGAAGGCCGCTACGCGAAATAG
- a CDS encoding HAD-IB family phosphatase: MTDIPLRVAVYDLDRTVLRTPTFTLFLLWAAWRETPWRLLLLPALAVLMIGYALGLYGRDRFKPAAIRLMLGRTIAQERAERLAARFAAWRVPRDVPPGAAACIARDRSEGFQLLMATAAPEFYAYAIADALGFDAVIASRHRRDAVGNWLPALEGTNCYGAEKARRVTEWLVANEREDAHIRAYSDHVSDAPTFALAREAWLVGRGARFARLAAHHGWQLADFEDAAAGTSAEAR; this comes from the coding sequence ATGACCGATATTCCGCTCCGCGTCGCCGTCTATGATCTTGACCGCACCGTGCTGCGGACGCCGACCTTCACGCTGTTTCTGCTGTGGGCAGCGTGGCGCGAGACCCCGTGGCGGTTGCTGCTGCTCCCTGCGCTCGCGGTGCTGATGATCGGCTATGCGCTCGGCCTGTATGGCCGCGACCGGTTCAAGCCCGCGGCGATCCGCCTCATGCTCGGCCGCACCATAGCGCAGGAGCGCGCCGAGCGGCTCGCCGCGCGGTTCGCCGCGTGGCGGGTGCCGCGCGACGTACCGCCGGGCGCCGCCGCCTGCATCGCGCGCGACCGTTCCGAAGGCTTTCAGCTGTTGATGGCGACCGCGGCGCCCGAATTTTACGCGTACGCGATCGCCGATGCGCTGGGTTTCGACGCCGTCATTGCCTCGCGCCATCGCCGCGACGCCGTCGGAAATTGGTTGCCCGCACTCGAAGGCACCAATTGCTACGGAGCCGAAAAGGCGCGGCGCGTCACCGAGTGGCTTGTTGCGAATGAGCGCGAGGACGCGCATATCCGCGCCTATTCGGACCATGTCAGCGACGCGCCAACCTTTGCGCTTGCGCGCGAGGCGTGGCTCGTCGGGCGCGGCGCCAGGTTCGCGCGGCTCGCCGCACACCATGGCTGGCAGCTCGCCGATTTCGAGGATGCTGCCGCGGGGACGTCGGCAGAGGCTCGTTGA
- a CDS encoding nucleotidyltransferase family protein — protein sequence MNGPIPAIVLAGSRPGPDPLLEGTGVSTKALLPIAGQAMLVHVVTALRAAPAVGAITILAQDSAALAAEPGLAGIADLHFATSGQGISSSLAAALPPGDDPLLVTTADNVLLTPVMIAEFLRGAADSDVAVAMVERDVLLTRYPESRRTWLKFRGGWWSGANLFRLRGRRVLPLLDFWGRIERDRKKGLKIVAAFGPWLLIGALLRLFTIQQGVARAGRRFGLAARVVPMSEPEACIDADKPADIVLIEAIFAARGEAAIGRRP from the coding sequence ATGAACGGGCCGATCCCGGCGATCGTGCTCGCGGGCAGCCGTCCCGGTCCCGATCCGCTGCTTGAGGGCACCGGGGTGTCGACAAAGGCGCTGCTGCCGATCGCGGGGCAGGCGATGCTCGTCCATGTCGTGACCGCGCTGCGCGCCGCGCCCGCGGTCGGGGCGATCACCATTTTGGCGCAGGACAGCGCGGCGCTCGCCGCCGAGCCGGGACTGGCGGGCATAGCTGACCTGCATTTTGCTACATCGGGACAGGGGATCAGCAGCTCGCTCGCCGCCGCCTTGCCGCCGGGCGACGATCCGCTGCTCGTCACCACCGCCGACAATGTGCTGCTGACTCCGGTGATGATCGCTGAATTTCTGCGCGGCGCGGCGGACAGCGACGTCGCGGTCGCGATGGTCGAGCGCGATGTGCTGCTGACGCGCTACCCCGAATCGCGGCGCACCTGGCTGAAGTTCCGCGGCGGCTGGTGGTCAGGGGCGAATCTGTTTCGGCTGCGCGGACGACGGGTTCTGCCGCTGCTCGATTTTTGGGGGCGGATTGAGCGCGACCGCAAAAAGGGGCTGAAGATCGTTGCGGCGTTCGGGCCGTGGCTGCTCATCGGCGCGCTGCTGCGCCTCTTCACAATCCAGCAGGGTGTCGCGCGGGCGGGGCGGCGCTTTGGTCTGGCGGCGAGGGTCGTGCCGATGTCCGAACCCGAGGCGTGCATCGACGCCGACAAGCCCGCCGACATCGTGCTGATCGAAGCGATATTTGCCGCGCGGGGCGAAGCGGCTATAGGGCGGCGGCCATGA